Proteins encoded in a region of the Salipiger sp. CCB-MM3 genome:
- the pdxY gene encoding pyridoxal kinase → MSRPPLVISIQSQVVLGHVGNSAALFPMQAAGLEVAAIPTVVFSNTPDYPTLRGRALPADFFAELLLGAKERGLPERAAYIVSGYIGSPEVAELTAGFIAEAKRLNPGLTYLCDPVMGDAGPGLYVPGSIAEIHRDQLLPLADLATPNPFELSWLTGRDLRTLDDMRDARAALRLAEGARLITTGCALEDTPAGHIESVILSGPEVTRHPAPHLPIALPGTGDLYAGLLTAALARGRSLPDAVEMAQQLTGRALQRAAELGAGEVVLSDPALRKTLLQLENDSILPNP, encoded by the coding sequence ATGTCCCGCCCGCCCCTCGTCATCTCGATCCAAAGCCAGGTCGTGCTTGGCCATGTGGGCAATTCCGCCGCGCTGTTTCCGATGCAGGCGGCGGGGCTGGAGGTGGCGGCGATCCCCACGGTGGTCTTTTCCAACACCCCCGATTACCCCACGCTGCGCGGCCGCGCCCTGCCCGCGGATTTCTTTGCCGAGCTGCTGCTCGGCGCCAAGGAACGCGGCTTGCCAGAGCGCGCGGCCTATATCGTGTCAGGCTATATCGGGTCGCCGGAGGTCGCTGAACTCACGGCGGGTTTCATCGCCGAGGCGAAGCGGCTGAACCCCGGCCTCACCTATCTGTGCGATCCGGTCATGGGCGATGCGGGACCGGGGCTTTACGTGCCCGGCAGCATTGCCGAGATCCACCGCGACCAGCTGCTGCCGCTGGCCGATCTCGCCACGCCCAACCCGTTCGAGCTGTCTTGGCTCACCGGGCGCGATCTGCGGACGCTGGACGATATGCGCGACGCGCGGGCCGCGCTGCGGCTGGCCGAGGGCGCGCGCTTGATCACCACCGGCTGCGCGCTCGAGGACACGCCCGCGGGCCATATCGAAAGCGTCATCCTGAGTGGGCCTGAGGTCACGCGTCACCCCGCCCCGCATCTGCCCATCGCGCTGCCCGGCACCGGAGACCTTTATGCCGGGCTGCTGACTGCGGCGCTGGCGCGCGGGCGCAGCCTGCCTGACGCTGTGGAGATGGCGCAGCAGCTCACCGGACGTGCCCTGCAGCGCGCCGCCGAGCTTGGCGCCGGTGAGGTGGTGCTCAGCGATCCGGCACTGCGCAAGACCCTGCTGCAGTTGGAAAACGATTCAATTCTGCCCAATCCCTAG
- a CDS encoding thiamine pyrophosphate-binding protein, producing the protein MFDTTPTHVHQAIAQAVRDHGIDTMFGLMGDANLFIADHFVRGCGGRFVPAAHEGSSVLMALAYAHVAGRIGVATVTHGPALTNCVTALTEGARGQIPMVLLAGDTPVANPRHLQGIDQREVVKSTGAGFEQMRSPELAVRDVARAFYRAQVERRPIVLNMPADFMWQDAPYAPCVLDVFETRSFVPEGDALDEAIGMIASARRPVILAGAGARTARDQIIALADRLEAPLATTLKAKGLFRGHPHDMDIFGTLSTPAAYEVIGKSDCIVSFGAGLHDFTTDKGALLNGKRLVQIDSDSRAIGRNVHPDAGLIADAGLTADNIVHWLDEAEIPASGFTRELEPGSLRRHPPARSTKMPEGYVNYVGALDRLEQALPQDRILVTDGGRFMTEVWCRVSAPDPRSFVVTANFGAIGLGLQEAIGASVAAPERPVVLFSGDGGFMMGGLGEFNTAVRLRQDLIVILCNDSAYGAEHIQFIDRKMDPGLTQFDWPCFAEVATSLGGKGLLVQSEDDLQTAIDAIETRDRPLLIELRLDPNDVPRMRL; encoded by the coding sequence ATGTTCGACACCACCCCCACCCATGTGCATCAGGCCATCGCTCAGGCGGTGCGGGATCACGGGATCGACACGATGTTCGGCCTGATGGGCGACGCAAATCTCTTTATCGCCGATCACTTCGTGCGCGGCTGTGGCGGGCGCTTCGTTCCGGCGGCACATGAGGGCAGTTCGGTGCTGATGGCGCTGGCCTATGCGCATGTGGCGGGCCGTATCGGCGTCGCCACCGTCACCCATGGCCCGGCGCTGACCAATTGCGTCACCGCGCTGACCGAAGGCGCGCGCGGGCAGATCCCGATGGTGCTGCTTGCCGGGGACACGCCGGTCGCCAACCCGCGCCACCTGCAGGGCATCGACCAGCGCGAGGTGGTGAAATCCACCGGCGCCGGGTTCGAACAGATGCGCTCGCCCGAGCTTGCCGTCCGCGACGTGGCGCGCGCCTTCTACCGCGCGCAGGTCGAGCGGCGGCCCATCGTGCTCAACATGCCAGCCGATTTCATGTGGCAGGATGCGCCCTATGCGCCCTGCGTGCTGGATGTGTTCGAGACCCGCAGTTTCGTGCCCGAGGGCGATGCGCTCGACGAGGCGATCGGGATGATCGCAAGCGCCCGTCGCCCGGTGATCCTTGCCGGGGCCGGTGCCCGCACTGCGCGCGACCAGATCATCGCGCTTGCCGACCGGCTCGAAGCGCCGCTGGCCACCACGCTCAAGGCCAAGGGGCTGTTCCGCGGCCATCCGCACGACATGGACATCTTTGGCACGCTGAGCACGCCCGCCGCCTATGAGGTGATCGGCAAATCCGACTGTATCGTCAGCTTTGGCGCAGGGCTGCATGATTTCACCACCGACAAGGGCGCGCTGCTGAACGGCAAGCGGCTGGTGCAGATCGACAGCGACAGCCGGGCCATCGGGCGCAACGTGCATCCCGATGCGGGGCTCATTGCCGACGCCGGGCTGACGGCGGACAATATCGTGCATTGGCTCGATGAGGCAGAGATCCCCGCCAGCGGCTTCACCCGCGAGCTTGAGCCGGGCAGCCTGCGCCGCCATCCCCCGGCCCGCAGCACCAAGATGCCCGAAGGCTATGTGAACTACGTGGGCGCGCTCGACCGGCTGGAGCAGGCGCTGCCGCAGGACCGCATCCTTGTCACCGACGGCGGGCGCTTCATGACGGAGGTCTGGTGCCGGGTGTCGGCCCCCGATCCCCGCAGCTTTGTCGTCACCGCCAATTTCGGCGCCATCGGGCTTGGCCTGCAGGAGGCCATCGGCGCCTCGGTGGCAGCGCCCGAGCGGCCCGTGGTTCTGTTCTCCGGCGACGGCGGCTTCATGATGGGCGGGCTGGGCGAGTTCAACACCGCCGTGCGGCTGCGGCAGGATCTTATCGTGATCCTGTGCAACGACAGCGCCTATGGCGCCGAGCATATCCAGTTCATCGACCGCAAGATGGATCCGGGCCTGACGCAATTCGACTGGCCGTGCTTCGCCGAGGTCGCCACCTCGCTCGGCGGCAAGGGGCTGCTGGTGCAAAGCGAGGACGACTTGCAGACCGCCATCGACGCCATCGAGACCCGCGACCGCCCGCTGCTGATCGAACTGCGGCTCGATCCCAACGACGTGCCCCGGATGCGTCTCTGA
- a CDS encoding Lrp/AsnC family transcriptional regulator has translation MAFDRFDRLILDALQRDGALTNAQLSQVVNLSPSQCSRRRAALETAGVIEGYRARLDAGRLGLGIRVVVRVNLRVHDKTTDSDFSRWIDRQPEIQSAFSVSGDADYVLHVRARDLESFSTFLHERLLQMPQISQVRSDFVLKTLKDSDAMDLSGLVG, from the coding sequence GTGGCCTTCGACCGTTTTGACCGTCTCATCCTTGACGCGCTGCAGCGTGACGGCGCGCTGACCAATGCGCAGCTGTCGCAGGTGGTGAACCTGTCGCCCTCGCAATGCTCGCGCCGCCGCGCCGCGCTCGAGACGGCAGGGGTGATCGAGGGCTATCGCGCGCGGCTTGACGCGGGGCGGCTCGGGCTCGGGATACGGGTGGTGGTGCGGGTGAACCTGCGGGTGCACGACAAGACCACCGACAGCGATTTCTCGCGCTGGATCGACCGGCAGCCCGAGATCCAGTCGGCCTTTTCGGTGTCGGGGGATGCCGATTACGTGCTGCACGTCCGCGCGCGCGATCTCGAGAGCTTCTCGACCTTCCTGCACGAGCGGCTGCTGCAGATGCCGCAGATCTCGCAGGTGCGCTCTGACTTCGTGCTGAAGACGCTGAAGGACAGCGATGCCATGGACTTGTCGGGGCTGGTGGGCTGA
- a CDS encoding FAD-dependent oxidoreductase has translation MTRLTRRGFGAALLCGAALAPFTLPGRARALVVGGGPAGASAALALARSAPRASVVLVERDPTRLARAASPAFARPEAGPTLAELQAAGVEIMIDEVTEIDWQRAELQGFSGRSTGFDQLVIAPGIAALPEEIPGFDAAARHRLPAAWGNRREALRLSAQLAALPENGHVVLRLPASGLSHPQIALSRALTLADHLAKHRPSARLTVLDGGAAAGLAATFHALVPKGLEAHWLGPREGGMVTALSAPDGWIETTAGRLHADVVNFIPPQGAATLARASGLTGADHWCPTDAAGRSSLQPQAIILGDARQSAARSLASALTQARALHI, from the coding sequence ATGACGCGCCTCACGCGCCGCGGCTTTGGCGCCGCATTGCTCTGCGGGGCCGCGCTCGCCCCGTTCACCCTGCCGGGCCGCGCCCGTGCACTTGTGGTCGGCGGCGGCCCTGCCGGGGCCAGCGCCGCCCTCGCCCTCGCCCGCAGCGCGCCGCGCGCGTCGGTGGTGCTGGTGGAGCGCGATCCCACGCGCCTGGCCCGCGCCGCCAGCCCGGCCTTCGCCCGCCCCGAGGCCGGGCCGACGCTGGCGGAGTTGCAGGCCGCCGGGGTCGAGATCATGATCGACGAGGTGACCGAAATCGACTGGCAACGCGCAGAGCTGCAGGGCTTCAGCGGGCGCAGCACCGGGTTCGATCAGCTTGTCATCGCGCCCGGCATCGCCGCGCTGCCCGAGGAGATCCCCGGCTTTGACGCCGCCGCGCGCCACCGCTTGCCCGCCGCATGGGGCAATCGGCGCGAGGCGCTGCGGCTCTCGGCCCAGCTTGCCGCGCTGCCCGAGAACGGCCACGTGGTGCTGCGCCTGCCTGCATCGGGCCTGAGCCATCCACAGATCGCGCTGTCGCGTGCGCTGACGCTGGCCGATCACCTTGCAAAGCACCGCCCCTCGGCCCGGCTGACGGTGCTCGACGGCGGCGCGGCTGCGGGGCTTGCGGCGACCTTTCACGCGTTGGTCCCCAAGGGGCTCGAGGCGCACTGGCTTGGCCCGCGCGAGGGCGGCATGGTCACCGCGCTCTCTGCGCCCGACGGCTGGATCGAGACCACCGCCGGACGGCTGCACGCGGATGTGGTCAACTTCATCCCGCCGCAGGGGGCGGCAACGCTTGCACGGGCCTCTGGGCTCACCGGCGCCGACCACTGGTGCCCCACCGATGCCGCCGGACGCTCGTCCCTGCAGCCGCAGGCGATCATCCTTGGCGACGCGCGGCAGAGCGCAGCGCGCAGCCTTGCCTCGGCGCTGACGCAGGCGCGCGCGCTGCATATCTGA
- a CDS encoding RnfH family protein translates to MNVGCAYAKPTAQVWKRFEIDEGATVRDVIERSGLLGEFPEIDLAEMKVGIFGTVAKLDKPVKDGDRVEIYRPIHPEAELLEKKQKGDGS, encoded by the coding sequence ATGAACGTCGGATGCGCCTATGCCAAACCCACCGCGCAGGTGTGGAAACGCTTCGAGATCGACGAGGGCGCCACGGTGCGCGACGTGATCGAGCGCTCGGGCCTGCTTGGGGAATTCCCCGAGATCGACCTTGCCGAGATGAAGGTCGGCATCTTCGGGACGGTGGCGAAACTCGACAAGCCGGTGAAGGACGGCGACCGGGTAGAGATCTACCGCCCCATTCACCCCGAGGCGGAACTGCTTGAAAAAAAGCAAAAAGGAGACGGATCATGA
- a CDS encoding electron transport complex subunit E yields MTDYTRIARDGLWDNNVVFGQLLALCPLLAVTGTATNGLGMGLATTAVLIASGLAVSLLRHVITPDIRIPAFVLIIACLVTAVDMGLNAFAHELHRQLGLFIPLIVTNCAILGRAEAFASRQHPIAAGWDGLMMGLGFTAALVLLGALREILGAGTIFAGASVLLGPSFGFLETTVIPGYQGFLLMILPPGGFLVLGGLLALKALLDRRSTQSAAGRGSADPARVFTAVGVLQPEPDMGEMGESE; encoded by the coding sequence ATGACCGATTACACGCGCATCGCCCGCGACGGGCTGTGGGACAACAACGTGGTCTTTGGCCAGCTCCTTGCGCTCTGCCCGCTGCTGGCGGTGACCGGCACCGCGACCAACGGGCTCGGCATGGGGCTGGCGACGACGGCGGTGCTGATCGCCTCAGGTCTGGCGGTCTCGCTGCTGCGCCATGTGATCACCCCCGACATCCGCATCCCCGCCTTCGTGCTGATCATCGCCTGCCTCGTGACGGCGGTGGACATGGGGCTCAACGCGTTTGCCCATGAGTTGCACCGGCAGCTTGGCCTGTTCATCCCGCTGATCGTCACCAATTGCGCCATCCTTGGCCGCGCCGAGGCCTTCGCCTCGCGCCAGCACCCGATCGCTGCGGGCTGGGACGGGCTGATGATGGGGCTCGGGTTCACCGCCGCGCTGGTGCTGCTGGGGGCGCTGCGCGAAATCCTCGGCGCGGGCACGATCTTTGCCGGGGCTTCGGTGCTGCTCGGGCCGAGCTTTGGCTTTCTCGAGACCACGGTGATCCCCGGCTATCAAGGGTTTTTGCTGATGATCCTGCCGCCGGGCGGCTTTCTGGTGCTGGGCGGCTTGCTGGCGCTGAAGGCGCTGCTCGACCGGCGCAGCACGCAAAGCGCCGCGGGGCGCGGCAGCGCCGACCCGGCGCGGGTGTTCACCGCCGTGGGCGTGCTGCAGCCCGAGCCCGACATGGGAGAAATGGGAGAGAGCGAATGA
- a CDS encoding RnfABCDGE type electron transport complex subunit G — MSDTLQPKPPRLRALRDTPLAAGLALGLFGLGSAMTLALTDQLTMGPIAAREAEDMRASLSQVLTMAHDNDPAQNPLALADPTEGPLNVHRATLHGEVTGAAFELTGYGYGGAIRVLIGITPDGTLSGVRVLSHAETPGLGDKIEAAKSEWVQDFTGRSFANTAPEGWHIARDGGIFDQFSGASITPRAVVATVARGLALYERQRAAILTAAEGAKP, encoded by the coding sequence ATGAGCGACACCCTGCAGCCCAAACCCCCGCGCCTGCGGGCGCTGCGCGACACGCCGCTCGCCGCCGGGCTTGCGCTGGGGCTCTTCGGCCTTGGCAGCGCGATGACGCTGGCGCTCACCGACCAGCTGACCATGGGCCCGATTGCGGCGCGCGAGGCCGAGGACATGCGCGCCTCGCTCTCGCAGGTGCTGACCATGGCGCATGACAACGACCCGGCGCAGAACCCGCTGGCGCTGGCGGACCCCACCGAGGGGCCGCTGAACGTGCATCGTGCCACCCTTCACGGAGAGGTCACCGGCGCCGCTTTCGAGCTGACCGGCTACGGCTATGGCGGCGCGATCCGGGTGCTGATCGGGATCACCCCGGACGGCACGCTAAGCGGCGTCCGGGTGCTGTCGCATGCGGAAACTCCGGGTTTGGGCGACAAGATCGAGGCCGCCAAAAGTGAATGGGTTCAGGATTTTACCGGACGCAGCTTCGCCAATACCGCGCCCGAGGGATGGCACATCGCCCGCGACGGCGGGATCTTCGACCAGTTCTCCGGCGCCTCGATCACCCCGCGCGCGGTGGTGGCCACCGTCGCCCGCGGCCTCGCGCTGTACGAGCGGCAGCGCGCGGCGATCCTCACCGCAGCAGAAGGAGCCAAGCCATGA
- a CDS encoding RnfABCDGE type electron transport complex subunit D gives MSLPRIIAGPHTHSMFNVPRTMVAVMVCLTPATLFGMAQFGWPAALLFAVTLLSALLSEALALSLAGKPLLRGLSDGSAVLTGWLLALSLPPWAPWWLGVTGAGIAILLAKHAFGGLGQNLFNPAMVARAMLLIALPVQMTTWVAPLGGAGPDLAQAAAITFGGGTGFDAVSSASTLNHVQSSLDAGVPMAEILAGLPDLKTHAQGMISGSLGETSAYLLLGGGIALVLLRIITLVIPLTVLGSVFILAAIGHALNPEHFIPPLLHLTSGGLMLCAFFIATDYVTSPVTGAGKAIYGIGVGALIFVIRTWGAFPEGVAFAVLLMNAVTPLIDTYVRPRVFGRTRAGKPLPLTDKLGEKA, from the coding sequence ATGAGCCTTCCTCGCATCATTGCCGGGCCGCACACCCATTCGATGTTCAACGTGCCGCGCACCATGGTGGCGGTGATGGTCTGCCTGACCCCCGCGACGCTCTTTGGTATGGCGCAATTCGGCTGGCCCGCCGCGCTGCTCTTTGCGGTGACGCTGCTGTCGGCGCTGTTGTCCGAGGCGCTGGCCCTGTCGCTCGCGGGAAAACCGCTGCTGCGCGGGCTGTCGGACGGCTCGGCGGTGCTGACCGGCTGGCTGCTGGCGCTGTCGCTGCCGCCCTGGGCGCCGTGGTGGCTGGGCGTCACCGGGGCAGGCATCGCGATCCTGCTGGCCAAACACGCCTTTGGCGGGCTGGGGCAGAACCTCTTCAACCCCGCGATGGTCGCCCGCGCCATGCTGCTGATCGCCCTGCCAGTGCAGATGACCACATGGGTCGCACCGCTTGGCGGTGCCGGTCCCGATCTGGCGCAGGCGGCGGCGATCACCTTTGGCGGCGGCACCGGCTTCGACGCAGTCAGCAGCGCCTCGACGCTCAACCACGTGCAAAGCAGCCTCGACGCCGGGGTGCCCATGGCCGAGATCCTCGCCGGGCTGCCGGACCTGAAAACCCACGCGCAGGGGATGATCTCGGGCAGCCTTGGCGAGACCTCGGCCTATCTGCTGCTTGGCGGGGGCATCGCGCTGGTGCTCCTTCGGATCATCACGCTGGTGATCCCGCTCACCGTGCTGGGATCTGTCTTCATCCTTGCCGCCATCGGCCATGCGCTTAACCCCGAGCATTTCATCCCGCCGCTGCTGCATCTGACCTCGGGCGGGCTGATGCTCTGCGCCTTCTTCATCGCCACCGATTACGTCACCTCGCCAGTCACCGGAGCGGGCAAGGCGATTTATGGCATCGGCGTCGGCGCGCTGATCTTCGTCATCCGCACATGGGGCGCCTTTCCCGAAGGCGTGGCCTTCGCGGTGCTGCTGATGAACGCGGTGACGCCGCTGATCGACACCTATGTGCGCCCGCGTGTCTTTGGCCGCACCCGCGCGGGCAAGCCGCTGCCGCTGACCGACAAGCTGGGAGAGAAGGCATGA
- the rsxC gene encoding electron transport complex subunit RsxC has product MSFLSLSALRKPAQLFGIRGGVHPEGRKFLAAHCAIEPLPMPKLLRIPLQQHIGAEAEPLVRRGDHVLKGQLIGRARGPVSANVHAPTSGEIIAVGHFTAPHPSGLPVPTITLRPDGADEWGPRLPRLRPETASPENLAARVAEAGIVGMGGATFPAAVKLNLRAKYQLHTLIINAAECEPYLTCDDRLIREQAEEVADGAAIMARALGVSRLIVAIESNKPEAADALQRHNLPMGMRLEIKVVPTQYPMGSEKHLVQTVTGMETPARALTAELGVVVHNAATAQAVHAAVRYGEPLISRVVTVSGRGVGQPANLRVLIGTPVADLLEHCGGLQGEPDRLLLGGPMMGQPVQNLRVPIVKGTNGVLALTRAETRATEPHPCIRCGSCVQVCPCGLMPFEMNARIQAEDLDGAAGVGLMDCVSCGSCSYICPSSIPLVQAFNYAKGALAESQSRKHQQEATKRLAAERTAREEAVAEAKRAAMAKRKAEMAEKKKRDAEKKRAKEAAAAAAATDTEVTK; this is encoded by the coding sequence ATGAGCTTTCTGTCGCTCTCTGCCCTGCGCAAACCGGCCCAGCTTTTCGGCATCCGCGGCGGTGTGCACCCCGAGGGCCGCAAGTTCCTTGCCGCCCATTGCGCGATCGAGCCGCTGCCCATGCCCAAGCTCCTGCGCATCCCGCTGCAGCAGCACATCGGGGCCGAGGCCGAGCCGCTGGTGCGGCGCGGCGACCATGTGCTCAAGGGCCAGCTGATCGGCCGCGCACGCGGGCCGGTGTCGGCCAATGTTCATGCGCCCACCTCGGGCGAGATCATCGCGGTGGGCCATTTCACCGCGCCGCATCCTTCCGGTCTGCCGGTGCCGACAATCACCCTGCGCCCCGATGGCGCCGACGAATGGGGCCCGCGCCTGCCGCGCCTGCGCCCCGAGACCGCCAGCCCCGAGAATCTTGCCGCCCGCGTCGCCGAGGCCGGGATCGTCGGCATGGGCGGGGCCACCTTCCCCGCAGCGGTGAAGCTGAACCTGCGCGCGAAATACCAGCTGCACACGCTGATCATCAACGCCGCCGAATGCGAGCCCTACCTCACCTGCGACGACCGGCTGATCCGCGAGCAGGCAGAGGAAGTCGCCGATGGCGCGGCGATCATGGCGCGGGCGCTGGGGGTCTCGCGGCTGATCGTCGCCATCGAGTCGAACAAGCCCGAGGCCGCCGACGCGCTGCAGCGCCACAACCTACCGATGGGCATGCGGCTCGAGATCAAAGTGGTGCCGACGCAATATCCCATGGGCTCGGAAAAGCACCTCGTGCAGACCGTCACCGGGATGGAGACCCCGGCCCGCGCGCTCACCGCCGAGCTGGGCGTGGTGGTGCACAATGCCGCCACCGCGCAGGCGGTGCATGCCGCCGTGCGCTACGGCGAGCCGCTGATCTCGCGCGTGGTCACCGTTTCGGGGCGCGGCGTCGGTCAGCCCGCCAACCTTCGGGTGCTGATCGGCACGCCGGTGGCGGATCTGCTGGAGCATTGCGGCGGCCTGCAGGGCGAGCCGGACCGGCTGCTTCTGGGCGGGCCGATGATGGGCCAGCCAGTGCAGAACCTGCGCGTGCCCATCGTCAAAGGCACCAACGGCGTGCTCGCCCTCACCCGCGCCGAGACCCGCGCCACCGAGCCGCACCCCTGCATCCGCTGCGGCTCTTGCGTGCAGGTCTGCCCCTGCGGGCTGATGCCCTTCGAGATGAACGCCCGCATTCAGGCCGAGGACCTCGACGGCGCGGCGGGTGTCGGATTGATGGATTGCGTCTCCTGCGGCTCCTGCTCGTATATCTGCCCCTCGTCGATCCCGCTGGTGCAGGCCTTCAACTACGCCAAGGGCGCGCTGGCCGAGAGCCAGAGCCGCAAGCACCAGCAGGAGGCCACCAAGCGCCTCGCCGCCGAGCGCACCGCCCGCGAAGAGGCCGTGGCCGAGGCCAAACGCGCCGCCATGGCCAAGCGCAAGGCCGAGATGGCCGAAAAGAAAAAGCGCGACGCCGAGAAGAAGCGCGCCAAGGAGGCCGCAGCCGCAGCCGCCGCCACGGATACGGAGGTCACCAAATGA
- a CDS encoding RnfABCDGE type electron transport complex subunit B: protein MLAAAATMSALGVTLGLVLGVAARRLQVDAPPIVEEITAALPGTNCGQCGFPGCSGAAEAIAEGGAPLTLCPPGGRDVVLQLAEITGIAPPAPGDMADTTPRIAFIFEDHCTGCTKCFKRCPTDAILGAAKQIHTVIPDACIGCNECVEVCPTQAILLRKKPRTLRSWYWEKPQTAQTAQTVRRLA, encoded by the coding sequence ATGCTTGCCGCCGCCGCCACCATGTCTGCCCTTGGCGTGACACTGGGCCTTGTTCTGGGCGTCGCCGCCCGCCGCCTGCAGGTGGACGCCCCGCCCATCGTCGAAGAGATCACCGCCGCCCTGCCCGGCACCAACTGCGGCCAATGCGGCTTTCCCGGCTGCTCGGGCGCGGCGGAAGCCATCGCCGAAGGCGGCGCGCCGCTCACCCTCTGCCCGCCGGGCGGGCGCGACGTGGTGCTGCAGCTGGCCGAGATCACCGGCATTGCGCCGCCCGCGCCGGGCGACATGGCCGACACGACCCCGCGCATCGCCTTCATCTTCGAGGACCATTGCACCGGCTGCACCAAGTGTTTCAAACGCTGCCCGACCGACGCCATCCTCGGCGCGGCCAAGCAGATCCACACGGTGATCCCCGACGCCTGCATCGGCTGCAACGAATGCGTCGAGGTCTGCCCGACCCAAGCGATCCTTCTGCGCAAGAAGCCCCGCACCCTGCGCAGCTGGTACTGGGAGAAACCGCAGACAGCCCAGACCGCCCAGACCGTCCGGAGGCTGGCATGA
- the rsxA gene encoding electron transport complex subunit RsxA — translation MSEIFLILLGTALVNNVVLVKFLGLCPFMGVSRKTDAAIGMGLATTFVLTLAAAASWVIETALLLPLGLQYLRILAFILVIAAIVQFTEAVMRKMSPVLYRALGIYLPLITTNCAVLGVALLNIQEEHNFAQSLLYGFGSALGFTLVLVIFAGLREKLAQLSVPAAFAGVPISFISAGLLSMAFMGFAGLVPN, via the coding sequence ATGAGCGAGATTTTCCTGATCCTGCTGGGCACCGCGCTGGTGAACAATGTCGTGCTGGTGAAGTTCCTCGGGCTCTGTCCCTTCATGGGCGTCTCGCGCAAGACCGACGCGGCCATCGGCATGGGGCTTGCCACGACCTTCGTGCTGACCCTCGCCGCCGCCGCCTCATGGGTGATCGAAACCGCGCTGCTGCTGCCTCTGGGCCTGCAATATCTGCGCATCCTCGCCTTCATTCTGGTGATCGCCGCCATCGTGCAGTTCACCGAGGCGGTGATGCGCAAGATGTCCCCGGTGCTCTACCGCGCGCTTGGCATCTATCTGCCGCTGATCACCACAAACTGCGCGGTGCTCGGCGTCGCGCTGCTGAACATTCAAGAAGAGCACAACTTCGCGCAGAGCCTGCTCTACGGCTTCGGCTCGGCGCTGGGGTTCACGCTGGTGCTCGTGATCTTTGCCGGGCTGCGCGAGAAACTCGCCCAGCTTTCGGTGCCCGCGGCCTTTGCCGGGGTGCCCATCTCCTTCATTTCCGCGGGCCTGCTGTCCATGGCGTTCATGGGCTTTGCCGGTCTCGTGCCCAATTGA
- a CDS encoding 2Fe-2S iron-sulfur cluster-binding protein has translation MTKGSLTFTDVDLTVTVPAGTRIIEISEKVGAGIVFGCREGDCGTCITHVLEGSEHLSDPSALELRVLRENLAGQSDRLACQCQVLGGAVKVKPG, from the coding sequence ATGACCAAAGGAAGTCTGACGTTCACCGATGTCGATCTGACGGTGACCGTGCCTGCGGGCACGCGGATCATCGAGATCTCGGAAAAAGTGGGGGCGGGGATCGTCTTCGGCTGCCGCGAGGGCGACTGCGGCACCTGCATCACCCATGTGCTCGAGGGCTCTGAACATCTGTCGGACCCCTCCGCGCTGGAGCTTCGGGTCCTGCGCGAAAACTTGGCCGGGCAATCCGACCGGCTGGCCTGCCAGTGTCAGGTGCTGGGCGGCGCGGTGAAGGTGAAGCCGGGCTGA
- a CDS encoding SoxR reducing system RseC family protein: MDTTESNSPSDTPGFLRETLRVIGARDGQIELELRRTAGCAACAVRETCGPHALTEMAAARKTHRTERLVLPHAGPAQPGDSAVVVMPSAAFLGAAGLMYLLPVLMLVLCVSLCSALGISDALAAALCIPALAVSFLPFRASERRGRLAAGIRIERIIPARSRA; this comes from the coding sequence ATGGATACCACCGAAAGCAATAGCCCCAGCGATACGCCGGGTTTCCTGCGCGAGACCCTGCGGGTGATCGGCGCCCGCGACGGTCAGATCGAGCTGGAACTGCGACGCACCGCCGGATGCGCCGCCTGCGCGGTGCGCGAGACCTGCGGTCCGCACGCGCTGACCGAGATGGCCGCCGCGCGCAAGACCCATCGCACCGAGCGGCTCGTGCTGCCCCACGCGGGACCGGCACAGCCCGGTGACAGCGCGGTGGTGGTCATGCCGTCTGCGGCCTTTCTCGGGGCGGCGGGGCTGATGTACCTTCTGCCGGTGCTGATGCTGGTCCTCTGCGTCAGCCTGTGCAGCGCGCTGGGGATCTCGGACGCGCTGGCCGCGGCGCTCTGCATCCCCGCGCTTGCCGTCTCCTTCCTGCCGTTTCGCGCCAGCGAGCGGCGCGGACGGCTGGCAGCGGGGATCAGGATCGAGCGGATCATCCCGGCCAGATCGCGCGCATGA